The Gemmatimonadota bacterium genome has a segment encoding these proteins:
- a CDS encoding PhoH family protein yields the protein MGTVDQVTRATPVVQGLVDLARAGESVAPEDVFRLATNGGVPEIASPSDIRKVVLPGMRRAIVPKTPGQRTYLEVIHEHDIVIGIGPAGTGKTYLAVAKAVEALARKQVRRIILARPAVEAGESLGFLPGDLQQKVDPYLRPLYDALEDMMPPEKVARAMETRVIEIAPLAYMRGRTLADAFIILDEAQNATGAQMKMFLTRLGVNSKAVITGDKTQIDLPRREDSGLVQCERILPGIEGIGFHYFGEEDVVRHRLVRDIVRAYAEDQAG from the coding sequence ATGGGGACGGTGGACCAGGTCACCCGGGCCACGCCGGTGGTGCAGGGGTTGGTGGACCTCGCCCGCGCCGGCGAAAGCGTCGCGCCCGAGGATGTCTTCCGTCTCGCGACCAACGGCGGCGTGCCGGAGATCGCCTCGCCGAGCGACATCCGAAAGGTCGTGCTGCCGGGGATGCGCCGCGCGATCGTGCCGAAGACGCCCGGCCAGCGGACGTATCTCGAAGTCATTCACGAACACGACATCGTCATCGGCATCGGACCCGCCGGCACCGGGAAGACCTACCTCGCGGTGGCCAAGGCGGTCGAGGCGCTGGCACGCAAGCAGGTGCGCCGGATCATCCTGGCACGGCCGGCGGTGGAAGCCGGCGAGTCGCTCGGCTTCCTTCCGGGCGACTTGCAGCAGAAGGTCGATCCCTACCTCCGCCCGCTCTACGACGCACTCGAGGACATGATGCCGCCCGAGAAGGTGGCGCGCGCCATGGAGACGCGAGTGATCGAGATCGCGCCGCTCGCCTACATGCGCGGCCGCACCCTGGCCGATGCCTTCATCATCCTCGACGAGGCACAGAACGCCACCGGCGCCCAGATGAAGATGTTCCTCACCCGTCTCGGCGTGAACAGCAAGGCCGTGATCACCGGCGACAAGACGCAGATCGACCTGCCGCGCCGCGAAGATTCGGGGCTGGTGCAGTGCGAGCGGATCCTGCCGGGGATCGAGGGGATCGGGTTCCACTACTTCGGCGAGGAGGACGTGGTTCGGCATCGCCTCGTGCGCGACATCGTCCGCGCCTACGCGGAGGACCAGGCGGGCTGA
- the ybeY gene encoding rRNA maturation RNase YbeY, with protein sequence MAGHSPTTVIVSGAAGGFPPTAVRRAVTTVLAGEGREAFVAVTFLGLRRMRRLNRDYKHHDRPTDVISFALPQPDGSLAGDIYLCRAVAAREARRRGLSVREEVLRLVVHGTLHVLGQDHPEGEGREHSAMWASQERYLRQVTT encoded by the coding sequence ATGGCGGGTCACTCACCGACCACCGTGATCGTGAGCGGCGCCGCTGGCGGCTTCCCGCCCACGGCGGTGCGCCGGGCGGTCACGACGGTCCTCGCGGGGGAAGGTCGCGAGGCGTTTGTCGCGGTCACCTTTCTCGGGCTGCGGCGGATGCGCCGTCTCAATCGAGACTACAAGCACCACGATCGCCCGACGGACGTGATTTCGTTCGCGCTGCCCCAGCCCGATGGTTCGCTCGCCGGTGACATCTATCTCTGTCGGGCCGTGGCGGCCCGGGAGGCGCGTCGTCGTGGCCTCTCGGTGCGGGAGGAGGTGCTGCGCCTCGTGGTCCACGGCACGCTCCATGTCCTGGGGCAGGATCATCCCGAGGGCGAGGGGCGCGAGCACTCGGCGATGTGGGCCAGCCAGGAACGCTACCTCCGCCAGGTCACGACGTGA
- a CDS encoding HlyC/CorC family transporter — translation MIPLLQGTLWGVTAIVLFAVAVIALAGEDEGELGARALAREPSGADLPPERILHVMHLAGLTLAGVLAAVGTSWWEDAPLMGVLRVVLATLVVWSIGDLVPRLLSVVAPDLVAPARRLVLATTPIVRPLVWLALALDRATTEQARAVGTAPDRITPQEMAEGVFSLAEMTVSEVMTPRLDIIAVDVAETEAAVVNTLRRSEHARLLVFDDHPDAVVGVIYAKDILPRLRPVIAPRGAWQELIRPAAFVPEAKRLDRQLRDFQRGPGHLAVVVDEFGGTAGLVTLEDILEQIVGEIRDEHDTDEVQPVQRHPDGHLTVQGGVALADLEAEIEHDFARDDVATVGGLVLAEFGRVPRAGEVVTVDGWQIAVEVITRRRVRRVAVTPPIAAQDDDDAEDS, via the coding sequence GTGATTCCGCTGCTGCAGGGGACGCTCTGGGGGGTCACCGCCATCGTGCTCTTTGCGGTCGCCGTGATCGCGCTGGCCGGTGAAGATGAGGGGGAGCTCGGCGCACGCGCGCTCGCGCGGGAGCCGTCCGGTGCTGACCTCCCGCCGGAACGCATCCTCCACGTCATGCACCTGGCCGGGCTCACGCTGGCTGGTGTCCTCGCGGCGGTCGGCACCTCGTGGTGGGAGGATGCCCCGCTCATGGGCGTCCTGCGTGTCGTGCTCGCGACCCTGGTTGTCTGGTCCATCGGCGACCTGGTGCCGCGGCTGCTGAGCGTCGTGGCCCCCGATCTGGTGGCGCCTGCACGGCGCCTCGTGCTCGCCACCACACCGATCGTGCGACCGCTCGTCTGGCTGGCGCTGGCGCTCGACCGCGCCACGACCGAGCAGGCTCGTGCCGTGGGGACCGCGCCGGATCGGATCACCCCGCAGGAAATGGCCGAGGGCGTCTTCTCGTTGGCGGAGATGACGGTGTCCGAAGTGATGACACCGCGCCTTGACATCATCGCCGTCGATGTTGCGGAGACGGAGGCGGCGGTCGTCAACACGCTCCGTCGCAGCGAGCATGCCCGATTGCTGGTGTTTGATGACCATCCCGACGCCGTGGTCGGCGTGATCTACGCCAAGGACATCCTGCCCCGGCTTCGTCCCGTCATCGCCCCGCGAGGCGCCTGGCAGGAGTTGATCCGTCCTGCGGCCTTCGTGCCCGAGGCGAAGCGGCTCGATCGACAGTTGCGGGACTTCCAGCGTGGCCCCGGACACCTGGCCGTCGTCGTCGACGAGTTCGGTGGTACTGCCGGCCTCGTGACGCTCGAGGACATTCTCGAGCAGATCGTCGGCGAAATCCGCGATGAGCACGACACCGACGAGGTGCAACCGGTGCAGCGCCATCCCGACGGGCACTTGACGGTGCAGGGAGGCGTGGCGCTGGCCGATCTCGAGGCGGAGATCGAGCATGACTTTGCGCGCGACGACGTCGCCACCGTCGGCGGCCTCGTGCTCGCCGAGTTCGGCCGGGTCCCGCGCGCCGGCGAGGTGGTCACCGTGGATGGGTGGCAGATCGCAGTCGAGGTGATCACGCGCCGGCGGGTGCGTCGCGTCGCGGTGACACCGCCGATTGCCGCACAGGACGACGATGATGCGGAGGACTCGTGA